From Pan troglodytes isolate AG18354 chromosome 9, NHGRI_mPanTro3-v2.0_pri, whole genome shotgun sequence, the proteins below share one genomic window:
- the P2RY2 gene encoding P2Y purinoceptor 2 has product MAADLGPWNDTINGTWDGDELGYRCRFNEDFKYVLLPVSYGVVCVLGLCLNAVALYIFLCRLKTWNASTTYMFHLAVSDALYAASLPLLVYYYARGDHWPFSTVLCKLVRFLFYTNLYCSILFLTCISVHRCLGVLRPLRSLRWGRARYARRVAGAVWVLVLACQAPVLYFVTTSARGGRVTCHDTSAPELFSRFVAYSSVMLGLLFAVPFAVILVCYVLMARRLLKPAYGTSGGLPRAKRKSVRTIAVVLAVFALCFLPFHVTRTLYYSFRSLDLSCHTLNAINMAYKVTRPLASANSCLDPVLYFLAGQRLVRFARDAKPPTGPSPATPARRRLGLRRSDRTDMQRIEDVLGSSEDSRRTESTPAGSENTKDIRL; this is encoded by the coding sequence ATGGCAGCAGACCTGGGCCCCTGGAATGACACCATCAATGGCACCTGGGATGGGGATGAGCTGGGCTACAGGTGCCGCTTCAACGAGGACTTCAAGTACGTGCTGCTGCCTGTGTCCTACGGCGTGGTGTGTGTGCTTGGGCTGTGTCTGAACGCCGTGGCGCTCTACATCTTCTTGTGCCGCCTCAAGACCTGGAATGCGTCCACCACATATATGTTCCACCTGGCTGTGTCTGATGCACTGTATGCGGCCTCCCTGCCGCTGCTGGTCTATTACTACGCCCGCGGCGACCACTGGCCCTTCAGCACGGTGCTCTGCAAGCTGGTGCGCTTCCTCTTCTACACCAACCTTTACTGCAGCATCCTCTTCCTCACCTGCATCAGCGTGCACCGGTGTCTGGGCGTCTTACGACCTCTGCGCTCCCTGCGCTGGGGCCGGGCCCGCTACGCTCGCCGGGTGGCCGGGGCCGTGTGGGTGTTGGTGCTGGCCTGCCAGGCCCCCGTGCTCTACTTTGTCACCACCAGCGCGCGCGGGGGCCGCGTAACCTGCCACGACACCTCGGCACCCGAGCTCTTCAGCCGCTTCGTGGCCTACAGCTCAGTCATGCTGGGCCTGCTCTTCGCGGTGCCCTTTGCTGTCATCCTTGTCTGTTACGTGCTCATGGCTCGGCGACTGCTAAAGCCAGCCTACGGGACCTCGGGCGGCCTGCCTAGGGCCAAGCGCAAGTCCGTGCGCACCATCGCCGTGGTGCTGGCTGTCTTCGCCCTCTGCTTCCTGCCGTTCCACGTCACCCGCACCCTCTACTACTCCTTCCGCTCGCTGGACCTCAGCTGCCACACCCTCAACGCCATCAACATGGCCTACAAGGTTACCCGGCCGCTGGCCAGTGCTAACAGTTGCCTTGACCCCGTGCTCTActtcctggctgggcagaggctcgTACGCTTTGCCCGAGATGCCAAGCCACCCACTGGCCCCAGCCCTGCCACCCCGGCTCGCCGCAGGCTGGGCCTGCGCAGATCCGACAGAACTGACATGCAGAGGATAGAAGATGTGTTGGGCAGCAGTGAGGACTCCAGGCGGACAGAGTCCACGCCGGCTGGTAGTGAGAACACTAAGGACATTCGGCTGTAG